From the Peromyscus leucopus breed LL Stock chromosome 8b, UCI_PerLeu_2.1, whole genome shotgun sequence genome, one window contains:
- the Srrm2 gene encoding serine/arginine repetitive matrix protein 2 isoform X2 yields the protein MYNGIGLPTPRGSGTNGYVQRNLSLVRGRRGERPDYKGEEELRRLEAALVKRPNPDILDHERKRRVELRCLELEEMMEEQGYEEQQIQEKVATFRLMLLEKDVNPGGKEETPGQRPMVTETHQLAELNEKKNERLRAAFGISDSYVDGSSFDPQRRAREAKQAAPEPPKPYSLVRETSSSRSPTPKQKKKKKKKDRGRSESSSPRRERKKSSKKKKHRSESESKKRKHRSPTPKSKRKSKDKKRKRSRSTTPAPKSRRAHRSTSADSASSSDTSRSRSRSAAAKIHTTALTGQSPPLASGHQGEGDAPCSEPGATNIQQPSSPDASTKQSSSPFEDKDKKEKSAVRPSPSPERSSTGPELPAPTPLLVEQHDDSPRPLAAIPSSQEPVNPSSEASPTRGCSPTKSPEKPPQSSSSESCPPSPQPTKVSRHASSSPESLKPTPAPGGRREISSSPTSKNRSHGRAKRDKSHSHTPSHRTGRSRSPATKRGRSRSRTPTKRGHSRSRSPQWRRSRSAQRWGKSRSPQRRGRSRSPQRPGWSRSRNTQRRGRSRSARRGRSHSRSPATRGRSRSRTPVRRGRSRSRTPARRRSRSRTPARRRSRSRTPARRGRSRSRTPTRRRSRTRSPVRRRSRSRSPARRSGRSRSRTPARRGGRSRSRTPARRGRSRSRTPARRGGRSRSRTPARRGRSRSRTPARRRSRSRSLIRRGRSHSRTPQRRGRSGSSSERKNKSRTSQRRSRSNSSPEVKKSHISSRRSRSLSSPRSKAKLRRSLSGSSPCPKQKSQTPPRRSRSGSSPPKQKSKTPPRHSHSSPSPQPKVKSGTPPRSGSVTNTQVDEHSATPQRQSRSESSPDGEVKSRTPSRQSCSGSSPRVKSSTPPRQSPSRSSSPQPKIKTVISPRRSRSGSSSPSPTSRTPQRQSRSVSPCCNVDSRFLPRHSRSRSSSPETKMEPETPLRHSHSGSTSPYPKGMLQTPPEQNLSASKSPCPQEKSKDSPTESSGTFSLCPGVTLSTLPGESGFGSSFVQQKGQSQTWPDPRSNTSSPEVRQTHLESPSLQSKSQTSPKGSPSRSSSPVTELTLRSPVKQDKSELSTDPKVKSGMSPEQSKTKPDSNLYPSIESKSLLVQSRLEPSELKEKLGLIQEDVVASSLSRDKFSPIQDRPESSTVLKDTPRVLSKERIGAGSPPGTRDQSSSLPNSCQDELMEVEKPEQTFSQVLPSSSPEHKEMPGSNIESSPEIERPAVLSALDQSQAQLSSKAAEIPAVTSCWSGPQISPEHKELSHSPPGENSFESSLEFRNSGPISEVNAGFSPEVKEELNGPFLNQTETDPSLDMKEQSTRSSRRSSSELSPEVVEKVGIFSNQSMSSPVLETVHRTPSRERSSSASSPELKDGLPRTPSRRSRSGSSPGLRDGSGTPSRHSLSGSSPGIKDTPQTPSRGRSECDSSPEPKVLPQTPRARSHSPSSPELNNKSVTPQRERSGSESSVEQKTLARTSPGQRSRSGSSQELDGKPSTSPQERSESDSSPDSKPKTRTPLRQRSRSGSSPEVDSKSRPSPRLSRSGSSPEMKDKPRVLQRAQSGTDSSPEHKIPAPRALPRRSRSGSSSKDRGPSPEGSSSSESSPEHPPKSRTARRDSRSSVEPKTKSRTPPRRRSSRSSPELTRKARVSRRSRSASSSPETRSRTPPRRRRSPSVSSPEPTEKSRSSRRRRSASSPRTKTTSRRGRSPSPKPRGLQRSRSRSRREKTRTTRRRDRSGSSQSTSRRRQRSRSRSRVTRRRRGGSGYHSRSPTRQESSRTSSRRRRGRSRTPLTSRKRSRSRTSPAPWKRSRSRASPATHRRSRSRTPLISRRRSRSRTSPVSRRRSRSVNRRRSRSRASPVSRRRSRSRTPPVTRRRSRSRTPTTRRRSRSRTPPVTRRRSRSRTPPVTRRRSRSRTSPITRRRSRSRTSPVTRRRSRSRTSPVTRRRSRSRTSPVTRRRSRSRTPPAIRRRSRSRTPLLPRKRSRSRSPLAIRRRSRSRTPRATRGKRSLTRSPPAIRRRSASGSSSDRSRSATPPATRNHSGSRTPPVALSSSRMSCFSRPSMSPTPLDRCRSPGMLEPLGSARTPMSVLQQTGGSMMDGPGPRIPDHPRTSVPENHAQSRIALALTAISLGTARPPPSMSAAGLAARMSQVPAPVPLMSLRTAPAANLASRIPAASAAAMNLASARTSAIPTSVNLADSRTPSAAAAMNLASPRTAVAPSAVNLADPRAPAATAVNLAGARTPAALAALSLSGSGTPPTAANYPSSSRTPQAPTPANLVGPRSAHGTASVNIAGSRTPAALASANLSSARMAPALSGANLTSPRVPLSAYERVSGRTSPLLLDRARSRTPPSAPSQSRMTSERAPSPASRMVQAPSQSLLPPAQDRPRSPVPSAFSDQSRSLAQTTPVAGSQSISPGTVVKSTSSASDHNGMLSGPAPGVSHAEGGGPPASTGAQQPSALAALQPAKERRSSSSSSSSSSSSSSSSSSSSSSSSSGSSSSDSEGSSLPAQPEVALKRVPSPAPAPKEAVREGRPQEPTPAKRKRRSSSSSSSSSSSSSSSSSSSSSSSSSSSSSSSSSSSSSSSSSSPSPAKPGPQALPKPASPKKPPPGERRSRSPRKPIDSLRDSRSLSYSPVERHQPSPQPSPRDQQSSERVSWRGQRGDSRSPGHKRRKETPSPRPNRHRSSRSP from the exons ATGTACAACGGGATCGGGCTGCCGACGCCCCGGGGCAGCGGCACCAACGGCTACGTCCAGCGCAACCTGTCCCTGGTGCGGGGCCGCCGTGGTGAGCGGCCTGACTACAAGGGAGAGGAGGAACTGCGGCGCCTGGAGGCTGCCCTGGTGAAGCGTCCTAATCCTGACATCCTGGACCACGAGCGCAAGCGGCGCGTGGAGCTGCGATGCCTCGAGCTGGAGGAGATGATGGAAGAGCAGGG GTACGAAGAACAGCAGATTCAGGAGAAAGTGGCGACCTTTCGActcatgttgctggagaaggatGTGAACCCTGGGGGCAAGGAAGAAACCCCAGGGCAGAGGCCAAT gGTAACTGAGACCCATCAGTTGGCAGAACTGAATGAGAAGAAGAATGAGCGACTCCGTGCTGCCTTTGGCATCAGTGATTCCTATGTGGATGGCAGTTCTTTTGATCCTCAGAGACGAGCTCGAGAAGCTAAACAAGCAGCTCCTGAGCCTCCCAAACCATACAG ccttgtCCGAGAGACAAGCAGTTCTCGATCACCAACCccaaagcaaaagaagaagaaaaagaagaaagatagagGACG GTCAGAGAGCAGTTCTCCtcggagagaaaggaagaagagctcaaagaagaagaaacacag GTCAGAATCTGAGTCCAAGAAACGGAAACACAG GTCTCCTACTCCAAAGAGCAAACGTAAATCAAAGGACAAGAAGAGGAAGCG GTCTCGAAGTACAACACCAGCACCTAAGAGCCGCCGAGCCCATCGGTCAACTTCTGctgactctgcttcttcctctgataCTTCTCGTAGTCG GTCTCGAAGTGCTGCTGCTAAAATTCATACAACAGCCTTGACTGGGCAAAGTCCTCCCCTTGCTTCAGGGCATCAAGGGGAGGGAGATGCACCTTGTAGTGAACCAGGTGCCACCAACATACAGCAGCCTAGTAGCCCAGACGCTTCTACAAAGCAGTCTAGCAGTCCGTTTGAAGACAAAGATAAGAAGGAG AAATCTGCAGTTCGACCTAGTCCCTCTCCGGAAAGGAGCAGCACAGGGCCAGAATTACCTGCCCCTACTCCGCTCCTTGTTGAGCAACATGACGACTCCCCACGACCCCTTGCAGCAATCCCGTCCAGTCAGGAGCCAGTTAACCCCTCATCTGAGGCTTCCCCAACCCGGGGCTGTTCACCAACTAAGTCTCCTGAGAAACCTCCCCAGTCATCTTCCTCAGAGAGCTGCCCACCATCCCCCCAGCCTACCAAAGTTTCTCGGCATGCCAGCTCCTCTCCTGAAAGTCTTAAACCCACACCAGCTCCTGGGGGCCGCCGAGAGATTTCTTCTTCACCCACATCTAAGAATCGTTCACATGGCCGAGCAAAGCGGGATAAATCTCATTCTCATACCCCATCTCATAGAACAGGGAGATCCCGTAGTCCTGCCACTAAGAGGGGACGATCTCGATCTAGAACCCCCACCAAGAGAGGTCATTCTAGGTCCCGGTCCCCTCAGTGGCGTAGGTCACGGTCTGCACAGAGGTGGGGAAAATCTAGAAGTCCCCAGAGGCGTGGCCGGTCTAGATCTCCTCAGAGGCCAGGGTGGTCCAGGAGTAGAAATACCCAGAGAAGAGGCAGGTCTAGGTCAGCAAGGCGAGGTAGGTCACACTCTAGATCTCCAGCGACCAGGGGCAGATCCCGTTCTAGAACACCAGTTAGAAGGGGTAGATCTCGTTCTAGAACACCTGCCAGGCGTAGATCACGATCCAGAACACCTGCCAGGCGTAGGTCTCGGTCTAGAACACCAGCTCGCAGGGGCAGGTCTCGATCAAGAACGCCTACTAGGCGCAGATCTAGGACCCGATCACCAGTTCGAAGGAGGTCTCGAAGTAGATCCCCAGCCAGGAGAAGTGGCAGGTCACGGTCTAGAACACCAGCCAGGAGAGGTGGCAGGTCACGGTCTAGAACACCAGCCAGGAGAGGGAGGTCACGGTCCAGAACACCAGCCAGGAGAGGTGGCAGGTCACGGTCTAGAACACCAGCCAGGAGAGGGAGGTCACGGTCCAGAACACCAGCACGACGAAGATCTCGTAGCAGAAGTTTAATTAGACGTGGAAGATCTCACTCTAGAACACCACAAAGAAGAGGACGATCTGGctcatcatcagagaggaagaacaaatcTAGAACATCTCAGAGGAGGAGCAGATCCAACTCAAGCCCAGAAGTGAAAAAATCTCATATTTCCTCAAGACGGAGCAGGTCTCTTTCTTCACCAAGATCCAAAGCAAAGTTGAGGCGAAGCCTTTCAGGTTCTTCTCCGTGTCCTAAACAAAAGTCACAGACACCACCAAGGCGAAGCCGTTCTGGTTCTTCACCACCTAAACAGAAGTCAAAAACTCCACCAAGACATAGTCATTCAagtccatctcctcagcccaaagTAAAATCTGGAACACCACCAAGATCAGGGTCTGTAACAAACACACAGGTTGATGAACACTCTGCAACCCCACAAAGACAGAGCCGTTCTGAATCATCACCTGATGGTGAGGTGAAATCGAGGACCCCATCAAGACAAAGCTGCTCTGGGTCTTCTCCTCGAGTGAAATCTAGCACACCCCCAAGACAGAGCCCATCTAGGTCTTCATCTCCACAACCCAAAATAAAGACAGTAATATCACCAAGACGAAGCCGTTCTGGCTCCTCTTCTCCAAGTCCTACGTCTAGAACACCTCAGAGGCAAAGCAGATCAGTATCTCCCTGCTGCAATGTAGATTCTAGATTTTTGCCAAGACATAGCCGTTCTAGATCCTCCTCACCAGAAACTAAAATGGAACCGGAAACACCGCTTAGACACAGTCACTCTGGGTCTACATCACCATACCCAAAAGGCATGCTCCAGACTCCTCCAGAGCAAAATCTCTCTGCATCAAAGTCACCCTGTCCCCAGGAGAAGTCTAAGGATTCACCAACAGAAAGCTCTGGAACTTTTTCTCTTTGTCCAGGTGTAACACTTAGTACATTACCAGGAGAGAGCGGTTTTGGCTCCTCATTTGTGCAGCAGAAAGGACAATCTCAAACTTGGCCAGATCCCAGGTCTAATACTTCAAGTCCAGAAGTGAGGCAGACTCACTTGGAATCTCCATCACTGCAGAGCAAATCTCAAACATCTCCAAAGGGTAGCCCGTCCAGATCTTCATCTCCAGTCACTGAGCTGACACTCAGATCACCAGTAAAACAAGATAAAAGTGAATTATCAACAGATCCAAAGGTGAAATCGGGAATGTCTCCTGAGCAGAGTAAGACTAAACCTGACTCTAACCTATATCCTTCAATAGAGTCTAAATCTCTTTTGGTACAGAGCAGATTGGAGCCTTCTGAATTAAAAGAGAAACTAGGCTTAATTCAAGAGGATGTTGTTGCATCATCTTTATCAAGAGACAAATTTAGTCCTATACAGGATAGGCCTGAGTCCTCTACAGTACTGAAAGATACACCTCGAGTACTATCAAAGGAAAGAATTGGAGCTGGGTCACCTCCAGGCACAAGAGACCAAAGTAGTTCATTACCTAATTCATGCCAAGATGAATTAATGGAAGTAGAAAAACCTGAGCAAACTTTTAGCCAGGTACTACCCAGTTCATCTCCAGAACATAAAGAAATGCCTGGAAGTAACATTGAATCATCTCCTGAAATAGAAAGGCCTGCTGTATTGTCTGCTCTCGACCAAAGCCAGGCACAGCTCTCTTCAAAAGCAGCAGAAATCCCTGCAGTGACTTCATGTTGGAGTGGACCACAAATTTCTCCAGAACATAAAGAACTATCTCATTCTCCCCCTGGGGAGAATAGCTTTGAGTCATCTTTAGAGTTTAGAAACTCAGGTCCCATTTCAGAAGTAAATGCTGGATTTTCTCCAGAAGTTAAAGAAGAATTGAATGGGCCATTCCTTAATCAAACGGAGACAGATCCATCTCTGGACATGAAAGAACAGTCAACGAGGTCCTCCAGGCGCAGTAGTTCTGAGTTATCCCCAGAAGTAGTGGAAAAGGTAGGAATATTTTCAAATCAGAGTATGTCTTCTCCTGTACTTGAGACTGTACACAGAACACCTTCAAGAGAAAGGAGTAGTTCTGCATCTTCTCCTGAACTGAAAGATGGTTTACCCAGAACCCCATCTAGGAGAAGCCGGTCTGGGTCTTCTCCAGGACTTAGAGATGGGTCTGGGACTCCTTCTAGGCATAGCCTATCTGGGTCATCTCCTGGGATCAAAGATACACCTCAGACCCCATCCCGGGGACGAAGTGAATGTGACTCTTCTCCTGAACCAAAAGTgttgcctcagactcccagagcACGAAGTCATTCTCCATCATCCCCGGAGCTCAACAACAAGAGTGTCACCcctcagagagaaagaagtgggtCAGAATCATCAGTAGAACAGAAAACTCTGGCTAGAACCTCTCCTGGGCAAAGAAGTCGATCTGGGTCTTCCCAAGAGCTTGATGGGAAACCTAGCACATCCCCTCAGGAAAGAAGTGAATCGGACTCTTCTCCAGATTCTAAACCCAAGACTCGAACCCCTCTTAGACAGAGGAGTCGCTCTGGATCATCTCCAGAGGTTGACAGCAAATCTCGACCCTCACCCCGGCTCAGTAGGTCTGGCTCATCTCCTGAAATGAAAGATAAGCCAAGAGTGCTACAGAGAGCTCAGAGCGGTACTGATTCTTCTCCTGAACACAAAATACCTGCCCCTCGGGCGCTGCCAAGACGTAGTAGATCAGGTTCGTCAAGCAAAGACAGGGGCCCTTCGCCTGAAGGAAGCAGTAGTTCTGAATCTTCTCCAGAACACCCACCCAAATCCAGAACTGCTCGAAGAGACTCCAGGTCCTCAGTGGAGCCAAAGACAAAGTCTCGCACACCACCTCGACGTCGGAGTTCTCGTTCATCTCCTGAGCTAACCAGGAAGGCTAGAGTCTCTCGTAGAAGCcgctctgcctcctcctcaccaGAAACTCGCTCCAGAACTCCACCAAGACGTCGAAGAAGTCCTTCAGTATCTTCACCAGAACCAACTGAAAAGTCAAGGTCTTCACGGAGGCGGCGCTCAGCTTCATCACCCCGTACCAAGACAACTTCAAGGAGAGGCCGATCTCCTTCACCAAAACCTCGTGGACTCCAAAGATCCCGATCCCGCTCACGTAGAGAGAAAACCAGAACAACCCGACGACGAGATAggtctggatcatctcagtcaacATCACGAAGAAGGCAGAGGAGCCGGTCTAGGTCTCGGGTCACTCGAAGACGGAGGGGTGGCTCTGGTTACCATTCAAGATCGCCTACCAGACAGGAGAGTTCCCGAACCTCATCTCGACGCAGAAGAGGCCGGTCTCGTACACCCTTGACCAGTCGGAAGCGATCTCGATCACGAACATCACCGGCTCCATGGAAGCGCTCTAGATCTCGAGCCTCGCCAGCTACTCATAGGCGATCAAGGTCCAGAACACCTCTTATCAGCCGACGTAGGTCCAGATCTCGGACCTCACCTGTGAGTAGGAGAAGGTCTAGGTCAGTGAATAGGCGCAGATCTCGATCAAGAGCATCCCCAGTGAGTCGAAGGCGATCCAGGTCCAGAACACCACCAGTAACTCGACGTCGTTCAAGGTCCAGGACACCAACAACACGCCGTCGCTCTCGTTCTAGGACTCCTCCAGTGACTCGAAGAAGGTCCAGATCTAGGACTCCACCAGTAACCAGGAGGCGATCTCGAAGCAGAACTTCACCAATTACTCGAAgaagatcaagatccaggacatccCCAGTCACTCGGAGAAGATCTCGATCTCGTACATCTCCAGTTACCCGGAGGCGGTCCCGATCTCGAACCTCTCCAGTGACGCGCCGCCGCTCCAGGTCCCGAACTCCTCCAGCTATTCGGAGACGCTCTAGGTCCCGGACACCACTGTTGCCACGCAAGCGCTCTCGAAGTCGCTCACCACTTGCTATCCGTCGCCGTTCTAGGTCTCGTACTCCTAGAGCAACTCGAGGCAAGCGGTCCCTAACAAGATCTCCTCCAGCCATCCGTAGGCGGTCTGCATCTGGAAGTAGTTCTGATCGGTCACgttctgccactcctccagcaACAAGGAATCATTCTGGATCTCGTACACCTCCTGTAGCACTCAGTAGCTCTAGAATGAGCTGCTTCAGTCGTCCTAGCATGTCACCAACTCCTCTTGACCGATGTAGATCACCTGGAATGCTTGAACCCCTTGGCAGCGCTAGAACACCCATGTCTGTCCTACAGCAAACCGGTGGCTCAATGATGGATGGTCCAGGTCCCCGAATTCCTGATCACCCAAGAACATCTGTTCCAGAAAACCATGCTCAGTCTCGAATTGCACTTGCTCTGACAGCCATCAGTCTTGGCACTGCCCGGCCACCTCCATCTATGTCTGCTGCTGGCCTCGCAGCAAGAATGTCCCAAGTTCCAGCTCCTGTACCTCTAATGAGCCTCAGAACAGCCCCAGCTGCCAACCTTGCCAGCAGAATTCCAGCAGCATCGGCAGCAGCCATGAACCTTGCCAGTGCCAGGACATCTGCTATTCCAACATCAGTGAACCTTGCCGACTCAAGAACACCATCTGCAGCAGCAGCCATGAACTTAGCCAGCCCTAGAACAGCAGTGGCTCCTTCAGCTGTGAACCTTGCTGATCCTCGAGCCCCtgcagccacagctgtgaacctAGCAGGAGCTAGAACACCAGCTGCGCTGGCAGCTTTGAGTCTCTCAGGCTCTGGGACACCCCCAACTGCTGCAAATTATCCCTCCAGTTCCAGAACACCCCAGGCTCCTACTCCCGCAAACCTGGTGGGTCCTCGATCTGCACATGGCACAGCTTCTGTGAATATTGCTGGCTCTAGAACCCCTGCAGCTTTGGCTTCTGCAAACCTCTCCAGTGCCAGGATGGCTCCAGCATTGTCTGGTGCAAATCTCACCAGTCCCAGGGTGCCCCTTTCTGCTTATGAGCGTGTCAGTGGCAGAACCTCACCTTTATTGCTTGACCGAGCTAGGTCCAGAACACCACCATCTGCCCCAAGCCAGTCTAGAATGACCTCTGAGCGGGCTCCTTCTCCTGCTTCAAGAATGGTCCAGGCTCCTTCACAATCTCTTCTCCCTCCAGCACAGGATAGGCCGAGGTCCCCTGTGCCATCTGCTTTTTCAGACCAATCTCGTTCACTTGCCCAGACCACTCCTGTAGCAGGGTCTCAGTCCATTTCACCTGGGACTGTAGTAAAGTCCACATCCTCTGCTAGTGACCACAATGGCATGCTTTCTGGCCCTGCCCCTGGGGTGTCCCATGCTGAAGGTGGGGGACCGCCAGCCTCTACTGGGGCCCAGCAGCCTTCTGCATTGGCTGCTCTGCAACCAGCAAAGGAACGCCGGAgctcttcctcttcatcatcatcctctagctcatcatcatcatcatcttcatcctcctcctcctcctcttcctctggctccagTTCTAGCGACTCTGAGGGCTCCAGCCTTCCTGCTCAACCTGAGGTGGCCCTGAAAAG ggtccccagccctgccccGGCCCCAAAGGAGGCTGTTCGAGAAGGACGCCCTCAGGAGCCAACCCCAGCCAAACGGAAGAGGCGCTCTagcagctccagttccagctcttcctcctcctcttcttcctcttcttcttcctcctcctcttcttcctcctcctcctcttcctcctcttcctcctcctcctcttcttcatcttcttcctcctccccctcccctgctaaGCCTGGCCCTCAGGCCTTACCTAAACCTGCAAGCCCCAAGAAGCCACCCCCTGGCGAGAGGAG GTCACGCAGCCCTCGAAAGCCAATAGACTCCCTTCGGGATTCCCGATCCCTCAGTTACTCACCTGTGGAGCGTCACCAGCCCTCGCCCCAGCCTTCACCAAGGGATCAACAGAG CAGTGAGCGGGTTTCCTGGAGAGGCCAACGTGGGGACAGCCGTTCTCCTGGGCATAAGCGCAGGAAGGAGACACCCAGTCCCCGACCTAATCGCCACCGCTCCTCCAG GTCTCCGTAA